Within Oncorhynchus masou masou isolate Uvic2021 chromosome 17, UVic_Omas_1.1, whole genome shotgun sequence, the genomic segment ttttcccatCTCGATGTTAAATTGCTATAGTAATTGCTGCCAAATAAAGTAAAAGAGATGACCTTAACAGGGTTGACGTTTATCTTAAATTAGCCATAAGATCCCTTGTAACagagggaatggaagcttgttgtgtgcaacagggagggggCATAAGCCTCCCCCGTCTTACgctgttgctactctctgttattatctacgcatagtcactaactctacctacatgtacactaccattgaaaagtttggggtcacttagaaatgtccttgttttgaaagaaaaacaacatcaaattgatcagaaatacagcgtagacattaatgttgtaaatgactattgtaactggaaaTGGCAAATTTTCttattccataaaaaaaaaaatctacataggcgtacagagccccatcactcctgcgttccaatggcacgttgtgttagctaacaAAGACCttccttctgaaactcgtcagtctactcttgttctgagaaatgaaagctattccatgtgagaaattgccaagaaactgaagatcttgtacaacgcttcacagaatagcgcaaactggctctaatcagaatagaaagaggaggcctcccgggtggcgcagtggttaagggcgctgtactgcagcgccagctgtgccaccagagactctgggtttgcgcccaggctctgtcgtaaccggccgcgaccgggaggtccgtggggcgacggacaattggcctagcgttgtccaggttagggagggtttggccggtagggaaatccttgtctcatcgcgcaccagcgactcctgtggcaggccgggcacagtgcgcgctaaccaaggttgccagatgcacggtgtttcctccggtgcggctggcttccgggttggatgtgtgctgtgttaagaagcagtacggctggttgggttgtgtattggaggacgcatgactttcaaccttcgtctctcccgagcccgtatgggagttgtagcgatgagacaagatagtagccactaaacaattggataccacgaaattggggagaaaaaggggtacaattaaaaaatgttaaaaagaatttaaaaaaaaaagaatagaaagaggagtgggaggccccggtgaacAACCGAGCAGGAGgacagtgtctagtttgagacaGACGCCTCAAggcctcaactggcagcttcattaaatagtaaccTCAaaacactcaacgtcaacagtgaagaggttaAATTGAAAAAGAAAATGTATAGCCAGtctgtctatgggtaacagggttgacgtgttatgctcGACCTGCTCAGTTCTGAGCAGAAATGGTATTCTTAATCTAAACACTAATCATATTTCAGAGCACACGGTAAGTTTCAAATGATACCAAAACTATATTTTTAAAGCAACTACAGTAGTGTAGTGTCTGAAAGCAGGCCAAAATGTCACATCTCCCAACTTGAATTAGTTATTTCTCAATAATTATTTTGGATGCAGATTTCAAAGTTATGCCAAACCTCCTTCCCCCAAATTATCTTTCTATGAGATTTAATTTCAGGAAGATCCAAAACATCATAATTATCCTTGGGCCAATCTTGTGTGGAATTGCCCAGCTCCTATATTGTAGTTCAGCCTTCCTCTGCTTTCCTGCATGGTCACCCCCTGGAGCATATTACTCTGTAATCACCCATGTTCGCTGTCAGTCCTCTCTGATCTTTTTTGACTTGGCTTACAGTTGTATACTGGTATGGTATTGCCCAGCAGTTAATTTGATATCAGGTCTTGTAATCTAACTTCAATGCAAGGTCATATGCAAGACTTTATAAATACAGCCACTGGCCAAAGAAGTCCGTATGGCATTTATGTTTTATGCCTTTGCATTCAACAACACTTTTGGGGCTAGGGATGGGCTGATGGAGGAATATCATTTATACAAATAGGTTGCGCAGATTGACGTCATAGTTAGATTTGAGTGTCCCCACATGTGGCACTGAGCCAGCATTTgctacagagggagaggagagcggagaggagaggaactgacTGGGCTGTGCTTGTTTCCACTAGATAGCACATCCACAAAGTCAGATTCAACAGCCAAAAAgtcaaaattggagagaaaaaataAAAGCTTTTTGgtctttaaggttagggttaggcattcgGGTTAAaggggaagggggatacctaggcAGTTGTCCAACTTAATgtattcaaccgaaatgtgtcttccgcatttaacccaacccctctgaatcagagaggtgcagggggctgtcTTAACCACACTGCGAACCTGCATGTcaattaaggttaggtttaaaatctgattATGACTTTGGCTGTGCCAGCttgtgaccactctgcagagctgcttccagaacaagattcatgacgaaAAATGCTAACCTGTTTATTTTACCACCACCCCTctgtttaaaatgtatgtcattcAAGTTTCTATGTTCATTAATTTGGAGAGCTTTTGAAATACAGCTCACAACCTAGGGGAATTTGCAACGTTTGTGTCATCCTTTTCCTAGAGGTGAACAAAACACCCCAACAATTGTTTTATTGTAGGAGTTTTGTCTAAATGATCCTTTTCTTGCAGAGACGAGGGGCGATCTCCTATGACAGTGAGGATCAAACGGCTCTCTACATTCGGATGCTCGGTACGTATGGTATGATATTCACTGGATCTTATTTTTTATCACTCCATGAATATTTTAACATATCGTATGACCTTCACCTACCTTTTCACCATCCATAAGGATATTGATTATTTAAGTAATGGTTTGTTATtcagtagatacagtgccttgcaaaagtattcatcccccttggtgtttttcctattttgttgcattacaacctgtaattgaaattgttttttatttggatttcaatgtaatggacatacacaaaataatgcaaattggtgaagtgaaatgaaaaagattacttgtttaaaaaatatggaaaacagaaaagtggtgcgtgcatatgtattcaaccttttgctttgaagcccctaaataaggaTCAGTGTGGGGTTATAAAAAAtgtccaaaactttgaacatcccatggagcacgatttaaatccattattaaaaaatggaaagaatatgggaCCACAACAAACcagccaagagagggctgcccgccaaaactcacagaccaggcaaggagggcattaaccagagaggcaacaaagagaccaaagataccCCTCAAGGCGCtgaaaagctccacagcagagattgtagtatctgtccataggaccactttaagccgtacacttcaTAGAGCTGggttttacggaagagtggccagaaaaaaagccattgcttaaagaaaaatatAAGCAAacatgggagactccccaaagcATGTGGGatactccccaaacatatggaagaaggtactctggctagaagagactaaaattgagcttttttgccatcaaggaaaacgctatgtctggagcaaacccaacatctctcatcaccttagaacaccatccccacagtgaagcatgggggtggcagcatcatgctgtggggatgtttttcatcggcagggactggaaaactagtcagaattgaaggaatgatagatggcgctaaatacagggatattcttgagggaaacctgtttcagtcttccagagatttgagacttggacagaggttcaccttccagcaggacaatgaccctaagcagactgctaaagcaacactcgagtggtttaaggggaaacatttaaatgtcctggaatggcctagtcaaagcccagaactcaatccaattgagaatctgtggtatgacttaaagattgctgtacatcagcggaacccatccaatttgaaggagctggagcagttttcccttgaagaatggacaaaatatcccagtggctagatgtgccaagcttatagagacatgctacaagagacttgcagctgtaattgcagcaacaGGTGGCTCTACAATGTAtcgactttggggggtgaatagttatgcacgctcaagttttctgtttttttgtcttgtttgtttcacaataaaaaaaatattttgcacctTCAAactggtaggcatgttgtgtaaatcaaatgatacaaaccaccCCTCAAAATAAATTTTAATTCCAgactgtaaggcaacaaaataggaaaaatgccaaggtgggtgaatactttcgcaagccccTGTAAGCAATCTCTCTGCTGCTGCAATGTACACACAAGGTTGGAAATGAAAGACATCTGTGGGTATTCTTACTCTTTCTCAGTCAGTATGGCTAGGTATGTGTTTCTGTTTTAAGATCCTTTATTCATTGTCAATTATGAATACAGGATCTTAAACACTTACTCTTTCTTCGTCCGTATGGATAACAgtacttaaatatattttatatcacaGGTGACGAATGTAAGATATAAGATAACTTTGTATTACCTATGAACTACTTAACTCTTATCTAGTAAAACTGCAGAGCCTGTTTTGATCTATTCTGAATAGAGAGGCCTGCCTCCTCTCCAGCTCTACACTGACACCAGTGTGAATACTAATAGTCACTTTGGCACTGTGTTACAGCCAGGCTTCCTGTTTAGCTTTGTCTGTGTCGCCTCAGCctttgcttcccaaatggcaccctataccctataaaGGGCACAACCTTTGATCAGAGGCCTttggggccctggtcagaagtagtgcactgcatagggaatagggtgccatttgggacacatcctcagtCTTAACAGGCCCAATGATTTACTAAATAAAACCTCTCTTTATTGCAAGTACCTTGAGGACtatgttttcccattccttctAGGAGATGTGAGAGTCAGAAGCCAGGTGGGGTTTGAACCAGAGCGAAGAGGGTCTCATCCCTACTTGTATGTCGATTTCCGAACTTTGCATTGTAAGTAAGAACCAAAAACTCCCATTTCAATGTGCCACCACCCCTTGAAATATCTTCTATCAATGAAGAAGCTGAACCTTTTTGCAATCCATGATTTGTTACTCTTATGATCGAAGTAACCCTTTGTCTGATACATAGATGTATGAACTAAATGGCAGATACTGTATGAAGTAAACACTAAACATCActaatgtacatgtaggtagtgcaTCTAATGGATATGAAACTTGAGTGTTAATCTTGCTACTTTTAAACTGTCATCTGCTTGAATTAATGAAATGAAAGCACTTATGATATTAGTCACTTGTCAAATTTAATTGTCTGAAAAGGTCTATAAAAAGACCATTGTTCAAAGTGTCTCTAACAAATTGATAAATGGAAGCCATCCAGCTGGCTGTCCTATTGATGTGAGCTTATGTATTGTGTTTGCTGACAGTGCAACATTTTCCAGCAACCAATATTGCATTTTAGAATTGTTGGGGACCATCGCCTGTTAGACATTAGACATTAATTTGTTCTGGCTCTGTCTGTAGGTGCCTTGATCTTTCGAATAATTTTCTAGAATGCTAGTTTGCTGCAAAAGGCTTATTGAGGCTTGCTAGTCTGCCATGGTTGGTGAGTGTGCGTTGACAATGCAGGACTGAGATTGGTGGGCTGCCAGCTGGCTGGAGAATGGACTGCTGTGTCAGCAGCATGTCTGCACACTCACACCCCTTTGCACTAGTCACATTGGTGGGGGTGGCCACGGTATGGCAGGCTCAAATCCTCTGTTTGTCCTCTGTCCGTGCAGATGGGATTTTAGGGCTACTCACTGTTTGAATTGGCTTGGTAGTCTTCCTTTGTCTTTTCATCAAGTTTCACAGTAAACATAGGTTATTCACACTCTGTGAAATGCATCTGTTGTACGGTATATTGATGTTAGTACAACAAACCAACTAACAGTATTAGCCTGATTTGTTATTGACTTATTGTATTGGTGTGTATTTTACGTTGTCCTGAATGATATGCAGTGCTATGCTTTTAATACAGAGAGTGTACATTCGTTTGTTTTACAAGCAGATGAAGAGTATGGAATTCTGTGATAGAATATAGTGACATCTCCTGAAATCTTCTTGAAAGATAATGCAACAAAGCATGATGTTACTCTTACTTGAAATGGATTCAGTTGTTAGCTACATAAACTTGGCATAGCTTTAAAAGAGAGTCAGTGCATTTCAACCATAGCTAATGTAAATGGTTCTGTACTTATGTTTCCATAGCCCGACCTGAGGCTGCGCGGCCTGTGTCTGCCAGGAATGTCCGAAGGCTGCTGAGCTTTCAGAGGTACCTCCACTCGTCACGGTTCTTTCACGGCATCCCAGCCAACAACCCTCTAGGCTACATCCTTGACGATGACTTCACAGGTCAAGCCAAGGTCAGTGCCACTGCCAATCTATCTAGCAACAGTACATCATTTGTGTAGATGTTAGTGTTGTAGTATCACTGAGCAGGCCTAACTGTATAATATTTCATATGTTTCAGTTAATGCTGCAGAAGGTTGGAAACTGGAACTTTGATATTTTCCTGTTTGACAGACTTACGAACGGTACGGTGTTTTCCTAGGTGATTGTTGCCCTCTGCTGTTTAAGAATTGCAGATGCAATACATGCTGGCTTTATGGCTCACCTTGACACATATTGCTCTCCCTTTCTATTTGGAGAATGTTCAGTCATGAAACATTAGTTTGTATAAATTTGCATGTGATGTGATTTTGTTGTGGATGGCGTTTTGCTAGTCAGACTAATTATATGTGTTTGGAGTTCAACTTTAGATTAAAGAGTTAGACTATGTGTCCCTTGTCTGTTATTACAAACTGTAGTGTTATTACGCATTTGTTAATGAATTGTTTCTGTTCTGCTTTCTGACAGGGAACAGTCTCGTCAACCTGACCTTTCACTTATTCAACACTTATGGGTTAATTGAGCTCTTCCAGTTGGACATGGTTAAACTTAGAAGATTTTTAGGTATGGAAATAAATACATGTTAATGATTTAAATGCACCATATTGCATTGGGACATGGATTTATTTAAACCCAATATTGTCTACTTGAATGAAGTGGTGATGCATAGTTGAAACCATCTGCAAATTAACTGAATTACCAATGTGTTTGTTGTTATTAGTCATGATTCAAGAGGACTACCGCTGCCAGAACCCCTACCACAATGCAGTCCATGCTGCAGATGTGACTCAGGCCATGTATTGTTACCTGCAGGAGCCCAAGGTGAGAAAAAAGGACATGGTTTACCACTAACAAATTGCTCATCTACACCTGAATTATATACTCTGTAAGAATAAGGTCATAAAGTATATCGATACTCGAAACcctgtatgtgtttttgtgtttgtttgttttgtttgtttttgtagaAGGATGTGTAGATTCTGGTAAGACATTTGAGCTTGTATCCTTCAGTAAAATAATATGACTCTACAAGTACACCTGGAGAGGTTTGTTCCAACTGTGACTCTTTGTGAGGAGTCTGATGAGGAGGGTTCTGTGTGTTTGCAGCTTGCTGAGACGCTGACCTCCTGTGATCTCCTGCTGGGTCTGCTGGCTGCTGCCACCCATGATCTGGACCATCCAGGTGTCAACCAGCCTTTCCTCATCAAAACTGACCATTACCTAGCAGCACTGTACAAGGTAAGGCCCTATACTAGAAATAACGCAGTGGCTCAATGCTGATGCTTGTGGTGATTAAACAATTTCCCAAACTGGGATCAATAAAGtactactctactctctctctctctctactcgtCATTATTTGAGTCTCTGATGGATAAAATGCTGATGTAGTTTTCCATCAAATGTTGAATGACTTTGAAATACATGTTAATAGCTGGCATCAGACATCAACTAGCCCATGTACAATATATTGACCTCTGTAATGAGTGATGCAATATTTTTTGGGTTGTGTTTGTCCTTTTGTAGAATAGCTCAGTTTTGGAGAATCACCACTGGAAGTCTGCGGTGGGCCTGCTCCGCGAATCAGACCTGCTGTCCCACCTCCCCACTGAAGACCGGTCAGTTCACAGACAGGGCACCTGCTATATTAaattcaaactttatttgtccccttagggggagagatagacacatttttgttttgttactgGATACAGAGAATTAGAGGCCATCCTCTGAATTTAGTTTCCTCAATTTTGATGCGTGCCGTGAAAAAAGTTTGATTGGATTAGGATCGCTATGTAATGTGCTTGATTTGGATATATGAGATGCATGTGATTACTGCCAGTGATCAGATCTAGTCTATTTAACTACATCTACATCCACTAAGACATTTAGTTTatgtacactactggtcaaaagttttagaacacctactcattcaagggtttttctttatttttactatttcctactttgtagaataatagtgaagacatcaaaactattaaataacacatatggaatcatgtagtaaccaaaaaagtattaaacaaatcaaaaagtatttctatttgagattcttcaaatagccaccctttgctttgatgacagctttgcacactcttggcattctctcaaccagcttaacctggaatgcttttccaacagtcttgaaggagttcccacatatgccgagcacttgttgtctgcttttccttcactctgcggtccaactcatctcaatttggttaggtcggggcattttgaaggccaggtcatctgatgcagcactccatctttTAAAAaatttattatttcacctttatttaaccaggaaggccagttgagaacaagttctcatttaccactgtgacctggccaagatagagcaaagcagtgcgacacaaacaaaacagagttacacatgggaaaacaaacgtacagtcaataacacatcactctccttggtcaaatagcccttacacagcctggaggtgtgttaggtcattgtcctgttgaaaaacaaatgatagtcccactaagcccaaaccagatggggtggcgtatcactgcagaatgctatggtcgTCAtgctgtgccttgaattctaaatcaatcacagacagtgtcaccagcaaagcaccatcacacctcctcctccatgcttcggaaccacacatgcggagatcatccgttcacccacaccacgtctcacaaagacacagaggttggaaccaaaaatctcccatTTGTAAGGAAACATTTCCACcggtccattgcttgtgtttcttggcccaagcatgtctcttacatttacattacatttaagtcatttagcagacgctcttatccagagcgacttacacttcttattattggtgtccttttagtagtggtttctttgcagcaatttgacaatAAAGGCctcattcacacagtctcctttgaacagttgatgttgatgtgtctgttacttaaactctgaagcctttatttgggctgcaa encodes:
- the LOC135558668 gene encoding high affinity 3',5'-cyclic-AMP phosphodiesterase 7A-like isoform X2 gives rise to the protein MEVCYQLPVLPLDRPVPKHVLSRRGAISFSSSSSLFGGPAPRQLSKRRGAISYDSEDQTALYIRMLGTYDVRVRSQVGFEPERRGSHPYLYVDFRTLHSRPEAARPVSARNVRRLLSFQRYLHSSRFFHGIPANNPLGYILDDDFTGQAKLMLQKVGNWNFDIFLFDRLTNGNSLVNLTFHLFNTYGLIELFQLDMVKLRRFLVMIQEDYRCQNPYHNAVHAADVTQAMYCYLQEPKLAETLTSCDLLLGLLAAATHDLDHPGVNQPFLIKTDHYLAALYKNSSVLENHHWKSAVGLLRESDLLSHLPTEDRLNMEERLGSLILATDISRQNDYLSEFRTHLDKGDLCLTNGGHRHFILQMALKCADICNPCRPWKLSKQWSEKVTEEFFHQGDIERKHNLEVTPLCDRQSNSVANIQIGFMAYVVEPLFVEWSRFSDTRLSQTMMSHLSLNKQGWNEGRDKQEASSSRASEEQRTPATKDSNSKVLPQGSKGS
- the LOC135558668 gene encoding high affinity 3',5'-cyclic-AMP phosphodiesterase 7A-like isoform X3, producing MEVCYQLPVLPLDRPVPKHVLSRRGAISFSSSSSLFGGPAPRQLSKRRGAISYDSEDQTALYIRMLGDVRVRSQVGFEPERRGSHPYLYVDFRTLHSRPEAARPVSARNVRRLLSFQRYLHSSRFFHGIPANNPLGYILDDDFTGQAKLMLQKVGNWNFDIFLFDRLTNGNSLVNLTFHLFNTYGLIELFQLDMVKLRRFLVMIQEDYRCQNPYHNAVHAADVTQAMYCYLQEPKLAETLTSCDLLLGLLAAATHDLDHPGVNQPFLIKTDHYLAALYKNSSVLENHHWKSAVGLLRESDLLSHLPTEDRLNMEERLGSLILATDISRQNDYLSEFRTHLDKGDLCLTNGGHRHFILQMALKCADICNPCRPWKLSKQWSEKVTEEFFHQGDIERKHNLEVTPLCDRQSNSVANIQIGFMAYVVEPLFVEWSRFSDTRLSQTMMSHLSLNKQGWNEGRDKQEASSSRASEEQRTPATKDSNSKVLPQGSKGS
- the LOC135558668 gene encoding high affinity 3',5'-cyclic-AMP phosphodiesterase 7A-like isoform X4; translated protein: MEVCYQLPVLPLDRPVPKHVLSRRGAISFSSSSSLFGGPAPRQLSKRRGAISYDSEDQTALYIRMLDVRVRSQVGFEPERRGSHPYLYVDFRTLHSRPEAARPVSARNVRRLLSFQRYLHSSRFFHGIPANNPLGYILDDDFTGQAKLMLQKVGNWNFDIFLFDRLTNGNSLVNLTFHLFNTYGLIELFQLDMVKLRRFLVMIQEDYRCQNPYHNAVHAADVTQAMYCYLQEPKLAETLTSCDLLLGLLAAATHDLDHPGVNQPFLIKTDHYLAALYKNSSVLENHHWKSAVGLLRESDLLSHLPTEDRLNMEERLGSLILATDISRQNDYLSEFRTHLDKGDLCLTNGGHRHFILQMALKCADICNPCRPWKLSKQWSEKVTEEFFHQGDIERKHNLEVTPLCDRQSNSVANIQIGFMAYVVEPLFVEWSRFSDTRLSQTMMSHLSLNKQGWNEGRDKQEASSSRASEEQRTPATKDSNSKVLPQGSKGS
- the LOC135558668 gene encoding high affinity 3',5'-cyclic-AMP phosphodiesterase 7A-like isoform X1, which codes for MEVCYQLPVLPLDRPVPKHVLSRRGAISFSSSSSLFGGPAPRQLSKRRGAISYDSEDQTALYIRMLGTYGDVRVRSQVGFEPERRGSHPYLYVDFRTLHSRPEAARPVSARNVRRLLSFQRYLHSSRFFHGIPANNPLGYILDDDFTGQAKLMLQKVGNWNFDIFLFDRLTNGNSLVNLTFHLFNTYGLIELFQLDMVKLRRFLVMIQEDYRCQNPYHNAVHAADVTQAMYCYLQEPKLAETLTSCDLLLGLLAAATHDLDHPGVNQPFLIKTDHYLAALYKNSSVLENHHWKSAVGLLRESDLLSHLPTEDRLNMEERLGSLILATDISRQNDYLSEFRTHLDKGDLCLTNGGHRHFILQMALKCADICNPCRPWKLSKQWSEKVTEEFFHQGDIERKHNLEVTPLCDRQSNSVANIQIGFMAYVVEPLFVEWSRFSDTRLSQTMMSHLSLNKQGWNEGRDKQEASSSRASEEQRTPATKDSNSKVLPQGSKGS